Within Anolis sagrei isolate rAnoSag1 chromosome X, rAnoSag1.mat, whole genome shotgun sequence, the genomic segment TGAGTCCTGGGAAGTGGATGGCCGGTACTGGCAGCAGGCCGCCTGTGGATCTGTGTGCCTGGCAAGACAAAGAAGCCATCCCAATGTTCTCCAATCAAAatatctcaccaagttgaagaagaagccaccgaggtaattttttttttcaatccagCTGGAAAAGATGACAGCTCGCTGTAAGCTGCTAAAGGAAAGTGAGATGCTTCATACAGGCAAATACAGACATATTATACACTCGAACCCTTTGTATTTTCTGCTCATGCCCCAGCTGGAGCTGGCTTCACTGTGATTGGCGGAGTTGGGTCAACGTCACGACCAACTGGGAGGATTCTTCTTGAGAGGCAGGAATGCAGCGCCCACTaaccaatcagagagcattccctGCTTCCAATGCAGATTTCCGCTTTCCAATGGCTGACAGGGGCCAGGATGGTCCATGGGACAAAGGAGACATAGCTTTGTGAAAGGATTACATGGTCCCAACACCAGGATGAACAAAGAGGGACCATCAGGTCCCATGTGGGTTATTGTCTTGGTGATGGGTTTAATGAGTCCAACACTGGATCCTGTTGCCCCTTGTACACCTGGGTCTATGGGCCCCGGAGATGCTGGGTGCTTGAGTCCTTGAGGGAATTCCCAGGTTAAGAGGTGCTGGCGAAAAGTCACCAAGGTCTTGAGGGATGGCTTCATACTCCAAAGAttcatataaaacattaaaatgttatAAGACAGCCACAAGGGGATCTGTGGATTCCAGAGTACCCATAGGAAGAGGGTTAGCAAAGGGGTTAGTTGGGTTGCAGGGATATGGTATTCGGAATGAAGGGTGGGAGCCCCGCTCCAAGGGCCTGTGGGGGTCATATAGCCACCAGGGCTGGCTGTGAGAGACAAAAGTGGAAAAGACTCAGGAGGCAAAGAAGatacaatgaagcagaaatagaggaTAACGCACCGCAGTGCACATTTATTGAAGCGTTACTTTGTGATAAACTATTAAAATGGGGAAAGATTGgagctgcctgtttgctactgggcacaattcaaagtgctggctttggcctataaagccctaaacaccccagctcagtttacctgtccgaacgcatctctcttGACCAACCACcatgaagactaagatcttctgaggaggccctgctcttggtcccgccaccgtcacaggtgcatttggtggggacgggagaaagggccttctcagtgattgccccccggctatggaactcccttcctggcaatattagatccgctccctccctccttcctgtccttcaggatGGTGAacacctggctgtgggatcaagcccttggggcagtgcaatgaggcaataatagaatgatgTCCTGATATGGTTTTTAAGCAATTGATTTTAaggtggatataagtgattttaatgtttgtgtatatttatggttttactagccatcccctgccacacactgctgtggcccagtctggtgatctggaaaataaagtaatgagaaagtgttggtttctaatacatgcaATTGCTTTATGTTTGTAGGTaagcagtattttttgttgtttctttgttagtgttgatgtagagattgtctggttcacctactctgaaacatgcaacatataattgcccttctttaggggtccctttcaaatatatgatactgtatctctcatatacatatatgtgtgtgtgtgaatcctatatatccatctatatctattgctggatgactctttgtcaggagggctttgattatgttgccctggtgaagggagttggtctggatggccttaaggcagcatttctcaagctgggggtcgggacccctggggatcacgagagggtgtcagaagggtcaccaaagaccatcagaaaacacagtattttctgttggtcatgggggttctgtgtaggaagttcagcccaattctatcattggtggggttcagaatgctctttgattgtagctgaactataaatcccagtaactacaactcccaaatatccaggtctattttccccaaattccacctgtgttcatatttgggcatatggagtgccaagtttggtccagatccatcattgtttgagtacatagtgctctctgtttgtaggtgaactacaactccaaaactcaaggtcaatgcccaccaaacccttctagtgttttctgttggtcatgggagtcctgtgtgccaagtttggttcaatttctttATTAGTGGAGTTCAGGTGGTGATTGGTTTATTGGTGATTGTACgctaattataaatcccagcaactacaactcccaaatgacaaaatcaatattttttgagtgatggtcactacttgagtgtcttgtggccaactctggtggcaatttgtccagtgttttttgaattatgatgtcactcaaaacaaacagagcatttgTATATGTATAGATGACCTGACATTGACTGTTTgccctatatatgttgtgctccgtcctgagtcccctgcggggtgagaagggcggaatataaatgtgtcaaataaataaatatatatcacccagttcaaagcagataatgtgggattttatacagctgtgtggaaggggctccgCTGCTGTGGGTTGCAAGGAGGGCGGCGGCCAGCAGGTGGCGCTGGCGCGTTGCGAAGCGCAGGCGCCGGGGACGCTCTAGCGGCGCGGACTGAGGCGCTTCCGGCCGCCctcgcgaggaggaggaggaggaggaggaggaggagcagtagTGCCGCCGCCACCACCGCCGCTGCCGCGAGTGGGCCGGAGCGGAAACGGTGGCGgcggggagaaaggaagaggagaagcagcGGCAGCGCCATGGCGGGCAGGGGCAGAGCGTTGCTGTTGGccttcctgctcctcctgctggCGGGGCCCGGAGCCTGGTCGGCGCGGAGCCGCAGCGCCGACAAGCAGAACAGCCTCCGCCGGGCGGCGGGCAGCGTCTACCAAGGCGTCAGCGGCCTCTTCGGCGAGGAGAACGTGCGCGCCCTCCAGAAggtgaaggggaggggaggggaggcgaGGCCTGGCCTTCAAGGGTCGCTCACCTGGGCCGTGGAATGGTCCGCTTGCATCCGCATTGGATGCTCTGCCTGGGGCCACACGGACCGTAgcttgtttagcctgcagaagggaaggccgGGGgggagtcatgtttaaatatggaaaaggctgggttgctgtgagttttccgggctgtggccatgttcgagaagcattctctcctgacgtttcgcccacacctctggcaggcgtcctcagaggttgtgaggtcagttggaaactaggcaaatggagtttatatacccgtccagggtgggagaaagaacccttatctgtttgaggtaaatgggaatgttgccattggccagcttgattagcattgaatggccttgcagcttcaaagcctgtctgcttcctgcctggagggggGAATACTTAGTTGGGAGGTATTGGCTGGCCCTGTttgtttcctgtctagaattcccctgattttttgagtgttgctcctccaaggtgaactgaaccaccttaactgggctctacaggccaaaggagattccaccacagacatcagaagagctgcatgaccgagaacaagccacgagactcaagacaaagatccacccggaggaaaagtgttcttaccacaCATCAAGGAAAGCACtggctgcatagggaagctgatgaacaaACACAACCCACAAATGCTACagtggacaagagggatcctctcatctctgcaggagtctaccatataccatgcagctgtggacaagtctacatagggaccaccaaaggcagcaGCAGAAATGAATCAGAAATGAATcacggaacatgaaaggcactgcagactaatccagccagagaagccagctatagcagagcacttggtgAACcagcctagacacagcatattatttgagaacacagaaatgcaggaccactctaacaacccatgtcagactacacagagaagccattgaaatccacaagcatgtggataatttcaacaggaagaaaccatgaaaatgaacaaaatctggctcccagtattaaaaagctctaaaatcaggacagtaagcaaagagcaacactaaaaaaacaggggaattccagacacgaaacaatcagggccagctaacacctctcaacaaaggattcccccaggcaggaagcagctgagctttgaagctgcaaggctttggagccgtgggttcaaatgacagggaaggagatcccaccttaacattaataataataataataataatttcatttcttacacgcctctcctcatgactcgaggtgggttacaaaacaattaaaatacataaacacatcaaaaattacaaatatatacactAAAACGTACCTCCATACAAGTTACACACCAAAACGTatctctacaaaatacatattaaaacagacaaaacagagattaaacaaaagaTATGCATTGAAATTAACTGTCTGggcaggcctgctggaagagccaggtcttcacttgtaTGGAATTGTACATGTATAGGATTGTGGGGtggacctggacccaaaccatggagggctttaaaggtcaaaaccatcaccttgtacttttcccagaaacctggcagccagtggagtgactttttAGGATGGATATGATacgctcactcctagatgttcctgtaaccaacctggctgccatattttgaaccagttggagtttctgaacttgggaCAAGGGAAGcctaatgtaaagcacattgcagaagtccaaccttgagattatCAGTTCGTGCACTACCATTAGGAAGAatttagagctgttcagcagtggaactctctgcttcggaatctggtggaggctttgaagcagaggctgaatggccatttgtcatgggtgctttgattgtacttttcctgcatggtaaggGGTTCGACCAGATCccccttgggtctcttccaactctgattctatataATGTGGATTCAAACTCTCCATTCCATGGCAGCCTTTGTTTCAAGGCGCAGACCTCTTTAAAACACTGACCAAAACGATGAGAAATCCTCTGTATCAAACTACCCCCAGTGTAGGAGGTACCTGTGAATGTTGTGTTTCGATTCCCAAGAGAGATTTCAGTCGATTTCTGTGCAAATATATTCCTGAATCGGGAAAACAAAAATCCCAAATCTTTCTGGTCCCCAGCATTTCAGGgaaaggattctccatctatagCAGAATTCTTACCCCTCGGCCTCCTCACTTCCTTTGGATCATGGAGAATGGCTTTAAAAACCAGCATGGGTTTCTGCAGGGATGAACTTGGATATGCAGGTGTAGCTTGCAGTTGCGACAATCAGCTCAGGGCTCTTTCAGACTGCCCCAAGGTCACCCTGGATTCCCCCATTCACAGCCTAGGACTTGAACCGCAGTGCCATCTCGGTTGGGATTTTTACAGGATTGTGTTTTTGATGAACtggaagtacaggcagtccccaagtgagaaacaagataggttctgtaggtttgttcttgaattgaaaaaaaatggcttgttgtggaaacaggatGGGAGGGGGGcatctttttcccatgataatagCTCTTCCAGGAGAGAATTTCTCTTCCGAgttgtagatttctctcatttcctattctcccagccccgttcttaactaggagttgtttgtaagtcggatgtttgtaactcaaggactgcctgtatgtgCTTGTAAACAGAAAGCCTGTGTATGATGACAATTCAGAGCATTGGACGGGTTCCAGAGTGATCCATTGTCAATTACTCACTATGGTATGAAAGGTATGGGGCAAGCTTTAGTCAGCTACCTGCTTTCTCTCATTGCTCTATCAAAAGTGTTGTTTGGAAGATGAGGGAGACCACTAGCAAGAGCATTTTGAGGTAATTGGGGGAAAGACATCATATCAGTGTCACGAAtaccgtattttctggcgtataagactacttttaaacccaagaaaatcttctcaaaagtcaggggtagTCTTATGcactgggagtcatcttatagagcgggtgctgaaacttccaatccggattgaaaaatctgtggttgccgcacaTGGTGGGGGAGTTCAAAAATGGTAGTGGCCACGTCCCTGCCGTATaaagcgactgtatgaaagcattaagggcgacgctgtacaaaatacggtagaagaaaatccattcatcaggattcgtggacttaatgcggtcctgatggtgaggtgaaagggcgcctcaccaggaaggtgtaagtgaagggtggagcaagctgcaggcgtctgggGCGCCCAGGGtatagaaaaaagagatagagtggctctgggcccagacaaacacacctcttttacctatctggcccgcccttgtatcctattactgtgcctcctcctctgcctctcagatctcgctcctgaagagtGCAGTGAAGCGAGgcaggtgtgcatgtgtgagatctgagaggcagagaaggaggtacagtaataggaaaattgccatattgaaatcaaatctgatgcttttaaattttttatttggtgtgcgttggaagcggggcagtcttatatggcgagtatatcccaaactctattttaactggaaaagttgggggtcgtcttatacgcccagtcgtcttatatgctagAAAATATGGTACATAAGAATCTTGTATTCAGTAGGAAtatattgaataaataaatagtgatggtatcatagaatcctagagttggaagagactcccaatggccatccagtccaaccccattctgccacacagACACAGCCAGccaaagtactcccaacagatggccatccatcttctgcttaaaaacctccagagaaaggaggaggccctattagactcccaggcagcagcacattccattgccaaacagctctttctttcaggaagttcttcctaatgtttaagtggaatcttttttcctgcaatttgaatccatggctctgtgccctagtctccagagcagcagaaaacactcCTGCCCCCTCCTGAATGCAACATCATTACAGTAGAGCCTCTCTTATCCAGCCTTCGCTTAtgcaacattctgtattatccaacttgCTTTGGCTGATTCTGGCTTGGAAGAATAAAAACAaggctcttcctcttcctcagatAATTGCAGCGaggctcctcttccttctttcctctcttctttctctggcTCCTGCTCTGGTCTCCGCTTCCCTCTTTGCTGTCTCTCTCCTGAAGGCGGGAGGCAAACCCTGCCTTTGCTTGGGTTTAATAGATTTTCCCTTAATTCCTCTGTATTATCTGagatttttgctttttaatgttctggcagcccatttatgtcggataagcgagactctactgtattattattatttgaaacacaagattaatacacagcaaacaaggtcactatgctgcctgttgtattggatcacacatcaggcatttccaaagtgtctaggactccgtggtgtattattattattattattattattattattattattatttactctatttgtatcctgcctttctctacccagaaggggacacaaggcagctttacatatggcaactattcaatgcctttgaacaacaaacatacattaaaatacattaaattacaGACTTAGAAttcaaattaaatgcacattataaacataaaaaacattacaatcactattatggctctcatgtccccttctctcagccttcttttctccaagctaaacatacccagctccctaagttcTCCTTATAGGCTCTGACTTCTAGACTTTGGactattttggttgcccttctctggacaccttccatcaTGTCCAGCTCCTCCTTGAATtgttttgcccagaactggacacaacctttttccaggtgaggtttgaccaaagcagaagataaTATAACTATGAATTCCCTTCATCtcaacactagactcctattgatgcagcccacaATCACCTTGACCTTTTTATCTGCctcatcacactcttggctcttGTTCATTTGCACAGCATCAGCCTTCCTTGAAAACCTTGACACTTGTCTCAGAGTGTCTTTTTCCCTGTGTCTGTTGCATTGAAGGGAGCTCATTTCTAACAGATCTGCAAATTAATTGGTTGAAAAAATAACTGGGAATGAATGAACACACATTTTATTTGTAGATTGGGAAATGTCAATACTTTTAAACTGTTTGAATGGAAACCCCGGTGGTGCCGGtagtactgaagaccgacaggtcagaggttcaaatccgggagagcacggatgagctccctctgacagctccagctctccatgcggggacataagagatgcctcccacatggatggtaaaacatcaaaacatccaagcatcccctgggcaacgtccttacaaacggccaattctctcacaccagaagcgacttgtagtttctcaagtcgctcctaacatgaaaaaaaagctGCTTTAATATTTATCCACTACTTTTAAAGCTCACACTTACATCTATGAGTATGCTGGTAATAATTTACAAAGTGTATAGTAGCACATCATTAATGTTCAGAGTATTTCTCAGTTGTGATTTTCATCAAAGTCCTGTCAGGTAGAGCACAAGTATGTCCCATTGTTCAATGATAGCTGTGCTTTCCTTGCATCAAGTCCAAAGATTCAACTGTCAGCATCTTTAGTTTGGAACTCTTTTGGATTAATAGTGCTGGGAAAATTTGTCTAAAGCTCTGGAGAGGTGTTTTCAGTTTTGAATTAGATCAGATATAAGTCAGCATCGTGTTTAACTAGCTGCCCAGATTTTATAGCTGGAGGGGTCTGTTCTGAGTGTTCAGTCGCGGTACCTTGACTTCATATCCAAAGTCCAGATCTCAGATAAGTCTGCGTCTTGTCGAGAGCAGAGAGTGCTTTTAAATAACAATGGAGCTCTCCAAATACTACCGGTATATCTTGCTTGCATCTCActtcttttgattttttaaaaatattttttattgttttatcatagttattacatttgttatgcaTTTGgttatagcagttacatattattcaacacactctttaacatataatcttattattctgcttaagcattttttcccttttttcccttttgattTAAGACTCAGAACTCTGATTATACTTCCGTTAAGTGTTGACAGTGGAACAACATTTTTGAACTCCCTTTTTTCTGACTCTGCTTTTCTAGTTCTTCTCCAGACTGACGGAACGATTTGTATATGGTGTGGATGTTCTCGTAGATACATTCTGGAGAATATGGGCAGATCTTCTGGATGTCCTTGGGATTGATGGTAAGTGTAGAAGACAGAAGTAATTTTCACTTGGCCCCCTTCTGTGCCTGAGAACTTCTTTCATAAACTCATCAGTTTTGGAATAAGATTTAGATAGACCTTGCTTAGTAGAAATTAAATAATGTTGTTGCTTCATTCAAATTTATATGGGTAGTAGAGGTATCTCTAGTTTACAGTGTAGTTAACTGGACGTATGTCTTAAGAACAGTTGAAATGCGCTATGGGATCTCTGGCATCTGTTTAACCACAGCTTCCTTGAAGCCAGTTAGTATTACATCATAGCTGAGAGAAGCATTTGTAATTTGCTTCATCTACAGAGCCATATCTCCTGCTCCCTGACTTCCTTAATGTGCGGGAAAGGGTGATAGTCAAGACAGCCAATTGTCAGCCTTGCATccccatagatcagtgtttctcaacctggggtcaggaccccctcggggggtcaccaaagaccatcagaaaacacaatattttctgttggtcattagggttctgtgtgggaagtttgggccaattctgtcattgatggggttcagaatactctttgattgtaggtgaactataaatcccagcaactacaactcccaaaatgttaaggtctatttcccccaaactccaccagtgttcacatttgggcatattgaatattcatgccaagtttggtctggatctatcattgtttgagtccacagtgctctctaggatgtaggtaaactacaacttccagggttttctgttggtcatgggagttctatgtgccaagtttggttcaattccattgttggtggagttcagaatattcgctgattgtaggttaacaataAATCACTGCAActacatttggtccagtgaatgaaaatacatcctgcgtatcggatatttacattataattcataacggtagcaaaattacagttttgaagtagcaacgaaaataattttatggctggtggggggggggggggtgacccacaacatgaggaattgtattaaggggtcgcagcttGAGGTAGGCTGAGAACCATTGTCATAGATCCTGTCCACTTTATCAGACTTCATGTagcaaaaggtttattaaacaaaaTACTTCAGTTTCTAAggcaattttgtttttgttgaagTTGCCATGTGGCTTTCAGTGATAGTTCCATGTTGGACAATTTACATTAGATGTTAATTGATGTTAGTTACATCAAGATGTAACTGATACATGGGGGACCATGGCCACGTCTGACAGCactagaaatatttattttatttcattttatgttatttctaccctgcctttcacCCTGTGGGTACTCAAGATAGCTTACAATAACATAACACAACCCAATACCtttaaaaatatgacaaataCAAAAgttaatcaatttttaaaaaatgaaacatttgtATCATGAATACAAAATACAgttgaaataataatacaattaaaattacaattgAAACTAAATATCCTAGTTTTCTAACAGATTCATACAGAGATACAGTCCTTcaagtaacctggacccaaactgtaGACTCTGGTTTTAATATTACTTATGCCAACCACATTCATAGTCCTACGTGGTGGTTTTGTCTGATGAAGCTTTCTCCATTAATTTCCAGGTTCCAACGTGGTCCATTATTTCAGCCCTGGGTCCCTTGCCAACAATCCAACCCGTGCTCTCCTGCTGATCGGGGCTGTCCTGCTTGCTTATTGGTTTGTGTCCCTCCTCCTTGGGTTCTTCTTTTATCTCCTGCACGTCCTGTGTGGCCGATTCTTCTGGATTGTCAGGGTCACCCTCTTTGCACTCTCCTGTGTGTACATCCTCCAGAAGTATGAAGGTGAGCCAGAACTTGCAGTGCTTCCCCTGTGCTTTGTGGTGGCAGTCTACTTCATGACTGGGCCAGTGGGTTTCTACTGGAGGAGGAATAGCCACAGCACCCTGGAGGAGAAGATCGACCACCTTGATAGCCAAATCAGACTCCTGAATATACGTCTTTCCCGTGTGATTGAGAACTTGGACAGAGGCAGCGACCAGTGAAAGAAAAGATGGAGTTCACCTTTGACACCAGCTCTCTAGGAAACTTCTAAGCACTCTCGCTAGTTCATGAAAATTAGCAAAGCAACAAGCCAACACTGGAGTAAGCAATGTGCAACATTAACCCGTTAAGTGTTAAAAGTAGTAATTTTATCTAGATAATAAACGGAAAGGGAAAGCAAAATGTTACATTTGTAAGATAACATTCTTTACCTGTATATTCCAAGATTTTCTTCCATAAGTAGAATTTTATCCAATTACTTTTTTCAAGCATTTAAAACATCTTTTGTAAGTTTAAAGAAAAGGGTTTTTATAATGGCACATTGACTCGtctgtttaaaattattttttaaaatcctatatAAGCTTTAGGCAGATTTGACATtgtaaaagaaggaagaaagtttAGAGCTCTATCTAATACTTCTGCCCCGTGGAGGGTGTCCGCTGctcatttgtgtttttatttgtgcTTCGTTTTTGTGCCCGTGTTCACTGGTGACCAATTTTcattgccttgagttgccttttcATGTAATCGCAAAAGAAAGTGATTCTTAGCAAGATGAGAAGATCGTTCAGCATGGCTTTTAATGGCAGTGGAGGGCCTCCTTGGAACATATGCCCTTTACAACCCCAAAGAAGTGTTTTTTGTGCGCGTGTATCCTCTCGATAGTAGTCACATTTTAAACAGCATCCTTGATGGAGGATGCACAACGCTTTCTCCTTTTTGTAATAGTTTCCCCAATTCACTTCAGTGAAGAGGATAGCCCTGTATATAGACAGAAAGATGCCTTCTTGTTCCATTGTTGTGAATGGTTGAACTCTAGCACAAGTGGATTTGGCTATTCAGTACAGGAGAACTGAAGTGCATCCTTCTATCTGCTGGAGTAAATAGCATAGCACAGATTTCTGGATTCTTTCCCTCAGAAGCCCTCTCACTGTAAATCCAGTGAAAATCAAAGGCATTATTATGCTGAATGAAATGTCTACTCATTGTGGCAGAGGAGAAACGGAGCCTGtttaaacaacagcaacattagATATATAAAAAGGCTGGAAAGAGCAGTAGTAGAAAACGAGCAGTGTTGACTTTGTCTTTGCAATAATATTTTCTGAGCAGAAGTAACTTCAGTATCAGTTATTGAATAAATTATTATTCAATATAAATTATGGGGAAATAAATCCAACCACCTCAGGATCCCTAAtgacttcatttttaaaaagacaacagGTAAAATAGTACTGCAAAAACAGTGGCTGCTGAAGTCTTTCTCAGGACCAGTAAGTGGCAATAAATGAAGTAAAGTGGGAACTCACACCTTAAGGACAATGTGGTGCTTTTTTTTCTTGGTGATGGTCTCTAGAGAGCAGCGTTGCCAAGTCAGGAGAAATATTGAACTTAAGGAATCAGTAGCAATAGTTTGCAAGGAGGACATTGTAGGGTTCATGCTACCAAATGTTCCTACCGAATTATGGTGTGGCAGCATATAGTTCGCTACAGAAAAATTGATTTCTCTTGCTTCAGAACCAAATGCTTCCCAACTCAGCCCTGTAGCACTTagttattttgggggaaaataatgtTCAGGAGTATGCTTTCTTTGGGGGAAattgggaaaaaaaacccactaggAACTCAATCTGTGAGAGTTCAGAATTCCTCATGCATGAAGGATTGTGCAGTATTTGGCCAGCTGAATTCTTTTGGCTGGAAGAAACCAGAATGAATAGAGTCGAATGTGTTTTTAATGTGCTGCTTACTTTGACACAATGATtggcatttcagatttttacaaAACCCAATTGGCTAGTgggtgtttttaagtgtttcagCATTCATGGAAAGTTGGCTTGCAGGCACATGTCTTCCTCTTTCTCACGCTCTGCTGCCAATTGGATCTGGATTTATCCTGATCTGAAATTGAACTATTTTCTGAATAAATGTACAGAGGACCAGAGTAGTG encodes:
- the BRI3BP gene encoding BRI3-binding protein, producing MAGRGRALLLAFLLLLLAGPGAWSARSRSADKQNSLRRAAGSVYQGVSGLFGEENVRALQKFFSRLTERFVYGVDVLVDTFWRIWADLLDVLGIDGSNVVHYFSPGSLANNPTRALLLIGAVLLAYWFVSLLLGFFFYLLHVLCGRFFWIVRVTLFALSCVYILQKYEGEPELAVLPLCFVVAVYFMTGPVGFYWRRNSHSTLEEKIDHLDSQIRLLNIRLSRVIENLDRGSDQ